A genomic stretch from Nodularia sp. NIES-3585 includes:
- a CDS encoding GMC family oxidoreductase yields the protein MTNKNYDVIIVGVGASGAVFAKQLSQAGFKVLGIEFGKYFQNHRQDFVENEAGVLSLTWSNNQYQVEGDGFTGTPNLGAHVGGGTLAWTSMAFRYFERDFKLKTQYGSPLGTAVEDWPITYQDLEPYYQKAEEQMGVSGSSLPWYLPRTAPLPNPPHCYYESSKLLETGMNKLGIRSAPGPVAVNSRIYQNREACINCGFCRSGCRTDAKYQADKVLLPDAFATGNFKLESECVVLKIITQGNGRKAKGVIYYDKKTKRTYEVKAKVVIVCNNPMETARLFLNSADAKHPNGLGNEYDQVGRYFYAHPSIFGIGLTKSQTSIEVGYNMGNIISLDYAETKKINEYIGGYSLLSLNGSGMGVIAVDPLQNLYGKELKTIQYEYTKFIGMISFCEGLPTYDNRITVVPQRRDAFGSPVAKIRYYLTDNDRILTNKAVGKMRDIMLAAGATETYIRENPFESHPMGGMRMGRNPTTSVTNEFGQIHSIDNLFVAGASLFPTGSSLGPTLTIHALALRTADYIIKNSRKF from the coding sequence ATGACAAACAAGAACTATGATGTGATAATCGTGGGAGTAGGCGCATCTGGAGCCGTATTCGCCAAGCAATTAAGTCAAGCTGGATTTAAAGTTTTGGGTATTGAGTTTGGGAAATATTTTCAAAATCACCGTCAAGATTTTGTCGAAAACGAAGCAGGAGTTTTATCTCTAACTTGGAGCAACAACCAATATCAAGTTGAAGGTGACGGCTTTACTGGCACACCAAATTTAGGGGCGCACGTTGGTGGTGGAACCTTAGCCTGGACTTCGATGGCGTTTCGCTACTTTGAACGTGATTTCAAATTAAAAACTCAATACGGTTCACCTTTAGGAACAGCAGTTGAAGATTGGCCTATTACCTATCAGGATTTAGAACCCTATTATCAAAAAGCAGAAGAACAAATGGGAGTATCTGGCTCCTCTTTGCCTTGGTATCTTCCCCGGACTGCGCCTTTGCCTAACCCACCACACTGCTATTATGAAAGCTCAAAACTTCTGGAAACAGGAATGAATAAATTGGGCATTCGTTCTGCTCCGGGACCGGTTGCCGTTAATTCTAGAATATATCAAAACCGAGAAGCTTGTATTAATTGTGGCTTCTGTCGTTCGGGATGCCGAACTGATGCAAAATACCAAGCAGACAAGGTGCTTCTACCAGATGCGTTTGCGACTGGCAATTTTAAGTTAGAAAGCGAATGTGTGGTGTTGAAGATTATTACCCAGGGAAATGGTAGAAAAGCAAAAGGCGTTATTTACTATGATAAAAAGACAAAACGAACGTATGAGGTAAAGGCCAAAGTTGTGATTGTGTGTAACAATCCAATGGAAACGGCAAGGCTTTTTCTCAATTCAGCAGATGCAAAACATCCCAATGGATTAGGCAATGAATACGATCAAGTAGGACGTTATTTTTATGCTCATCCTAGTATTTTTGGCATTGGGTTAACCAAATCTCAAACTTCCATTGAGGTTGGCTATAACATGGGCAACATTATTTCTCTAGACTATGCAGAAACAAAAAAAATTAATGAATATATTGGTGGTTATAGTCTACTGTCTTTGAATGGTTCAGGCATGGGAGTAATAGCAGTCGATCCTCTACAAAACTTATATGGCAAAGAACTGAAGACAATACAGTATGAGTACACCAAATTTATAGGCATGATTTCTTTTTGTGAAGGGTTGCCTACATACGATAACCGAATAACTGTTGTACCTCAAAGACGGGATGCTTTTGGTAGCCCTGTAGCTAAAATCAGGTATTACTTGACTGATAACGATCGCATTCTTACTAACAAAGCAGTAGGAAAAATGCGCGATATTATGCTAGCAGCAGGTGCAACTGAAACTTATATTCGTGAGAATCCCTTTGAATCACATCCAATGGGAGGAATGCGGATGGGAAGAAACCCTACAACTTCCGTTACTAACGAATTTGGACAAATTCACTCTATTGATAATTTATTTGTTGCTGGAGCTTCTCTTTTCCCAACAGGTAGTTCTCTTGGCCCTACTCTCACTATCCATGCTTTAGCTTTAAGAACGGCAGACTACATTATCAAAAACTCTCGGAAATTTTGA